The window AAGTTTCAGTTCATAACTCTCTCATAGACATGTACTGCGAGTGTAACAGCTTAGATTCAGCTTGTAAGATCTTCAACTCGGTCACAAACAAGACTGTAATTTCATGGAGTGCTATGATCAAGGGGAATGTCAAACATGGTTATCCTCTCATTGCTTTGTCTCTGTTCTTCAGGATGAAATCGGATGGGATTCAAGCTGATTTCATTACAGTGATCAATATCATGCCTGCATTTGTTGACATAGGAGCActtgaaaatgtaaaatatttacatGGGTACTCATTGAAGCTAGCCCTGACTTCCCTGCCATCCCTTAACACAGCCCTCCTAATCACCTATGCAAAATGCGGGTGTATAGACATGGCCCAGAGGCTATTTGAGGAAGAGAGAGTTGATGACAAAGATTTGATAATGTGGAACTCCATGATCAGTGCTCATGCCAACCATGGAGATTGGTCTCAATGTTTCAAGCTCTACAGTCAAATGAAGTGCTCGAATTCAAACCCAGATCAGGTAACATTTCTTGGACTACTAACAGCGTGCGTCAACTCCGGTCTCGTCGAAAAGGGAAAGGAGTTTTTCAAGGAGATGATTGAAAGTTATAGCTGCCAACCAAGTCAAGAACATTATGCTTGTATGGTTAATCTCTTAGGGAGAGCTGGGCTTATCAATGAAGCTGGAGAACTTGTAAGAAACATGCCGATCAAACCCGACGCTCGAGTTTGGGGTCCATTGTTGAGTGCTTGTAAGTTGCATCCTGGGTCTAAGCTTGCGGAGTTTGCGGCCGAGAAGCTCATTGATATGGAGCCGAAAAACGCAGGGAATTACATATTGCTTTCGAACATATATGCTGCTGCTGGTAAATGGGATGGAGTGGCTAAAATGAGAAGTTTCCTTAGGGATAAAGGGCTGAAGAAGACCCCTGGTTGTAGTTGGCTGGAGATCAATGGCCGTGTAGCCGAGTTTCGTGTCGCTGATCGAACTCATCCGAGAGCCGAAGATATCTATGCCATTCTGGGGAACCTTGAACTTGATATCAAGGAGGCTAAAGAAATGAGTCCAGAAAAACTGGGTACTCTTCTATAACACTTCtgcatccttttttttttttataaatgtgttAAGAATTGAGAAATACCAATCGAGTATCCCACCAACCACAACTTCCTGCTTTCAACCGCTTCCAAACCATCGTCATTGCTTCCGAACCTTAAGCAACCACTACTAGTCCTAAAGTCACAAATTACAGTCCCCGACTAGTCCATACATCACCGCAAGTCGCAAGTCTGTGAGTCTAGCATTAACAACTACAACTTCCTACTTTCAACAGCTTCCAAACCATCGCCATTGCTTCCGAACCTTAAGCAATCACTACTAGTCCTAAAGTCACAAATTACAGTCCCCGACTAGTCCATACATCACTGCAAGTCGCAAGTCTGTGAGCCTAGCATTAACAACCACAACTTCCTACTTTCAACAGCTTCCAAACCATCGCCATTGCTTTCGAACCTTAAGCAACCACTACTAGTCCTCAAGTCACAAATTACAGTCCCCGACTAGTCCATACATCACCGCAAGTACCAAGTCTGTGAGCCTAGCATTACCACTACTATTGCAATAGTCCCACTAGCTTCTATTGGTACTCAACTCTTCCGCAAACCAACCATGTTTAAGGAAGGATTTTTCTGTCATGACTTTAGATCCCAACTTTAGATCCCACTTGGGCTTTTGATCCCACCTAGGTTTGTTGCACTTTCAATCCCAAttccatttttcattcttaacaaaaTGATAGACTTAAATCCATTTATTCTATTGATGTTCTACAAAGTCGATTATATTAATGTAAATGATCTCATTTCGTCAGTATtggtattattatttaatttcaagcAGTTGCATAGTTGATTATCTAACTCCATATCATAGAGAATGGGAAATAGCTATTCAACTCCGAACTCGAAAACTCGAAAAAGTTACTAATCAAGTCGCCTATGGTGGCATGCTTGAGCTGCAAGTACATGAAAGCGAGCGTGGAATTGGCAATGGCATTGTGTTTATACTAAAattaaggttaaattacaagtttagtatctaattttttatgtttttgtctGATCGGTGtctttgaaatataaaaaatgttaaattaataaaaatacctataaattttgtagtttgtttcaaaaaaaaatatatccctaaacttaaaatttttgtaatttcaaaaaagttaaaaaaatattattatcgtTAGTTTAAGATGGAAATcgttagtattttatttcaaaagtgcccttgaatttttttttaaaaaatatatttacgaTTAATACTATGTTTAAAGGATactcatgaaattttagaagtaACGTTAACACCCTTTACCTTTACaagaaaaaagtttgaaaaaaaaatcttaatgtCAACATATGGATGAAAAACACCTATCGACATCTCCTGGAGTATTTACAAACGTTTTAATGTTAGTTTTGAAAGTTcacgagtattttttaaacctgTACTaaccataaatatatttttgaattaaagaattagtagatattcaaattcttaaaattcttagtaattaattgtaatattatattccataaaaaaaaaaaaaattgttagaataaaaatggatgaaaagaattatttaatttgctTGTATTTAATAAGAGGGTTAGgacaaattcaaataaaaccCCCAAAATTTGGCAATTTTGTGATTGGGACCTAATACCAAATGGTGATGTAATTGTATTATTGTATGAGGggcaaataataattattccaTTTTATGCGACTATTTAAGCAATGAAGTCCAAGTCCTCAtgcaaaataattcaaataaaataaaataaaaaaacaaggtcttttcaatttaaaaataaaaaatgcttcattttcaaaaatagtgaatattaaaataactaGTAAGACTCGATCAATAAcgaatattattttctattaaaattacGGTCGCTTCTGCAAGTATAACATCATAACATTTCATAACCGATGCATAGACTTAAACGTTCGTAGAATTCATTTCAAGTAAAAGTAAACTTCAATAGAAAAGCAAAAACGAAGTAACAATAAGTTCAAACTATGAAAACGCCATGAACTAACCTAAGGGCtacatttaaaacataaatgcaACTACCTTAGCTTTTTTCCATGGCTTCTATAATGACACCATCATCCGTGTAAGGGTGTTTTACCTTTACCTTAAAAAAACGTAGgatgtggcttgagtatttaaaaaagtattcAGTATGTAGCCCCCTATTCGGATCAGAAAATACAGACACATGCAATCTTGTtgggacctatcctttcataATCATCATGGCTTTGGTCTCACTTCCCAGTTTGGGCCGATTGGATGTGCattacttctctacacacaacccacGTATGAGCATATGAACCCCAGGCTTGTATACGTCCCCCTTGAACCTGATCATCGACTAGCATACATTCACATTGCCgaaaaatacttagtaagtcaTGGCAATCGACAGTATGAGTGTATGCTTGAGTATTTTAGTGTACGCGTCACTCCCACGTGGCTAGTGTGTTGTACAACACATTTTTCGGTACTCACACTGCCTAACCTTAACAGTTTGAGTATAAGGTTAGGTACTCACACTGCCAATTGCCAGGAAAAATTTGTTGTACAACATGAAAAATACAcccacgtggcttgagtattttagaaatacttagtaaccCTTCTGTTAAGGTTAGGTAGTGCAAACACACATATAAATGATGGTACCTAtcctttaaaacaacatagcATGACCTTGAACTCTTTCCAATTCAGGGCAGGGTTGAATGTGTGGTACTTTCCCACAAACGGCCCACACGTGCACATGAACCCACCAAGCGGACTTGTATATGTACCTCCTCGGCTTGGCTTGGTCGGACTCAATGCATTAACACGTCGCTAGACGCCATGAAAGGAAAAAGCCTGCATGATATCATAgtgaacataaatatcaaagGTACGCATCCGTacaaacataacataacgggaaagtatcccgatgcataTGACATACATAAATGCATAAAGTTCCCATAGTTTaaaatcataacataacatcaaaatcatttccttcttccttttgtttcaTCCATGACATAGTATATATATGCGTCATGTATGCATAGTAGTCATCATAGTTTTCATCCGAACAAAATCAACCATATCATACATATACATTTGGTCAAACCTATCATACatacatatgtatatatacacaaaTTGATTCCCTTATCCATTTGGTCAAACATTCAAGTGCATAATGTCCAAAATCAGCCTGTATTCATTGAATGaaacagagacagagacagagacaaaGAACATCGACTTCTTTGTCTTCCGGGAacgaggaaagaaaaaaagacatCATTTTTGTCTGtaatttttgtgggttttgtgtttgttttgtttggtgtAGAGGGAGAAATGGAGGGAGGCTTCCATGGAGGCACTACTGATGGGTCGGCTTTCAGACAATGCTTTTCTCTGCTCTGGAACAATCCTTATGTTCTTCGTCTTGCTTTCTCTGCTGGAATTGGTGGCCTTCTTTTTGGTTATGACACTGgtaatcttcttcttgtttgtttgttcttgcGAGAGAAgtgagtgtcaacgaggatgctaggctccgagggaggtgaattgtcagaggagagtggaacgagtgtcagcgaggacgctaggccctgaaggaggtgaattgtgagatcctacatcgattgacGAGTGAAAAAAGTGCCACCGAGGATACTGGGTTTcgaaggggtgaattgtgagatcccatgttagAACGAGTACACGCTAGGCCTCGaagaggtagattgtgagatcccagatcgattggagaaaagagtggattgtgagattgtACGTCGATTGGataggggaacgaaacattctttagaagggcgtggaaatctctctttatcaACATGTTTGACAGGAAgtccaaaagagaaaacatcGTTCGATATGATGATTTGGGATGGTGTTTATGTTTTTGCAGGAGTGATTTCTGGAGCACTTCTTTACATAAGGGATGATTTCAAGTCGGTGGACAGAAACACCGTTTTACAGGTTCTTAATTAATCAtgcttttctgttttttttttcttttcttggagGGAACGAGAAGAAATTTCTCCTCATTAGTAAAATAGGGCCGAATACGAGGATTATATCTTCGTTCTAtccctttttatatatatataaatctctATTGCTTGTGATcggtaatttatttttgaattacatatcaatattttatcattttaggtAAGACAATTATTTCAACCATATTCAAGTTCGTAATCGtccaatttttcattttttataaccTTAGTCCAtctttttcactttatttatCGCGATGTcgatttcaataatattagtTAAAGTATAGAATTAATACCGATTACGTTTCAAATatattgttaataaaattcataGTCTAagtactatttttttattatgttttttttctccatttttgtcATATATTCAACCCTTGACATAATCTTGTCAAATTTTTAGACAATttactaataaataattgttccATGCATTTTGAAATTGGTATTTAATGATTTGTATTTTTGTGAcgtcattttttcattttttattctattgatctacgagaaaattttaaattcaaaataatcattcacattaatgaaattaatcttgacattataaattaaagtagttaatgaaaaaaaaattatggtccatgaaaaagagaaatttagaACATAGAATTTAGTGAAATTTGTGTAGTTTTTGtagttttaatttagttaaatttaaaataaaataatgctatagattatttttaaatcattaaaatttttaatatcatacgcattttttttttagaataggTAATTTGAACATTAAATACTTTCTTTACtataatcaatttaaaaattattcattttaatttaataaatttaaagacgatatatatatatatatattttaatttaataattttgtagtTTAGATATGGAACCCGACCAAACTAAACCTACCCAAATCTAAATCAATAGCGTTTCCGATGTGTTAAATCTCGAACAACCCAACTCATCCTAATCAATAGGTTTCCTAATGTCTTAAACCCCTATCCACCCAAATCCAAATTCATAGGTTTTTCAATGCATTAAATCTcgatcaacccaacccaacccgcaCTCAAATTCAAAGCAGTAAGTTTTCCGATGCATTAAATCGGATTCGTTAGCTTTTCCTCATTTAGAAGTGCAGCTGAAGTCTTGGTGATGATGGTATTGACATGAAACAGGAAACCATAGTGAGCATGGCAATTGCAGGGTCCATAATAGGAGCGGCAATTGGAGGATGGATGAACGACCGATATGGAAGGCGAACTGCAATTCTCATAGCagattttctcttcttcattgGAGCTGTGGTCATGGCTGCTTCACCTGGCCCTTCCCTTCTCATTGTCGGTCGGGTTTTCGTTGGCCTTGGTGTAGGAATGGCTTCCATGACCTCCCCTTTGTACATCTCCGAGGCTTCCCCTGCAAAAATCCGTGGTGCCCTTGTTAGCACAAATGGTTTTCTCATCACTGGTGGCCAGTTTCTATCCTATCTCATCAACCTGGCTTTCACCAAGGTAAATCAAGTAAACTATCATTTGTACATACTTTCTACTACTAAATGTTAATCTCTGCACCATGTTAGAAATAACggctctccacaatggtatgatattgtccactttgagcataagctctcataactTTGCTTTGGCCTTCCGTAAAAGACCTCACTGCACCTtcaaggctcacaacttctttgttcgacatttgaggattctattgacatggctaagttaagggcatgactttgataccatgttaagaatcacgctctctacaatggtatgatattattcattttgagcataagctctcatggctttgctttgggcttccccaaaagacctcatactaatagagatgtattccttacttataaactcatgatcattccctaaattagccaacgtgagactctctcccaacaaccCTCAACACACCATTATACATATTCCTTTGATTTTCAAAGCCATTTCACAAGTCAGAACAAAGGGAAACTACTTTTGAGTAAGATAATATGCAAAAGATGAACCATTTCCTTCATACAAGAGTGACGGATGAACTCATAAAGATATCTTCAATGATGGAGATAtagctttttctttcacaaagaGGAAATTAAAGACTAAAGGATAGAGGGTACCCATGTAGGCACCGGGGACATGGCGGTGGATGCTCGGTGTTGCAGGTGTTCCAGCGCTCGTGCAGTTTCTCTTAATGTTATTTCTTCCAGAGTCACCTCGATGGTTATACCGCAAGGTGATAGTATGGCTTTTCCTCAAGTAGTTGGTCTTCATAAATATGGTAGTGTGAAGCTTTAAACATAAAAGATATCTGGTTGAACAGGGAAGGTCAGAAGAAGCTGAAAGGAtactaagaaaaatatactCACCAAATGAGATAGAGGCAGAGATTCAAGATCTCAAGGACTCCGTTGAAGCAGAGATCAAGGAAAAACAGTCTTCTGAGAAGATTAGTATGATCAAGCTATTGAAAACCAAAACGGTGAGAAGGGGACTTTATGCAGGGGTTGGACTCCAGGTTTTCCAGCAATTCGTGGGCATAAATACAGTTATGTACTACAGTCCTTCTATAGTTCAGTTGGCTGGCTTTGCATCTAATGAGACAGCACTCCTGCTTTCACTGGTCACTGCTGGGCTCAATGCATTGGGCTCCATTGTGagcatatattttattgatagaACAGGGAGGAAAAAGCTTCTAGTCATCAGTTTATTTGGTGTCATGATTTCTCTTGGCCTTCTATCAGGAGTTTTTCATGAAACAACATCTCATTCTCCATTAGTGAGCACCAAAACCACTCAACTCAACGCCTACACCTGCCCCGACTACAGTTTGGCCCGAAAAACTGCTTCTTGGGACTGTATGAAATGTTTGAAAGCCTCATCTCCAGATTGTGGTTTCTGTGCCTCAGCAGCTAATAAGGTAAAAGCAAGCACTAATCTGATTGAGTAGGAAAAAAATACATAAGCTGCATAACATTTCCTCACACCCTTTTGTTGTTTGCAGCTATTTCCCGGCGAATGTTTGGTTTCAAACGACACAGTGAAGGATTTGTGCCTCGGTGAAGATAGACTGTGGTACACTAGGGGATGTCCTAGCAAATTTGGATGGCTTGCACTCATTGGTCTTGCTCtttacatcattttcttttctccagGAATGGGAACTGTGCCATGGATTGTTAATTCAGAGATTTATCCATTAAGGTATCGTGGAGTCTGTGGAGGAATAGCAGCCACTGCAAATTGGGTCTCAAACCTTGTTGTTGCTCAGTCCTTCTTATCTTTAACACAATCAATTGGGCCTTCCTGGACATTCCTACTATTCGGATTGATTTCAATAGTAGCACTTATGTTTGTCCTGATATGCGTGCCTGAAACGAAGGGCCTTCCGATTGAGGAGATTGAGCAGATGCTTGAGAACAGGGCTTTGCATTTGAAGTTCTGGGAGAAAAGGCCAGATACATCGGAAAAAGGCCAAGGCGCCTGAAAAATCAGTGTAAAAGTAAGTATTGTACAAAATTTTATACAAGCATACTTGGATTCTAAAGGCTTAAGGTTTACTTGTATCAATAGACACTAATATGTCAACACGAGTAACACGAGTATAACTGTAAGACACCTATTATTATCATTCCTAAGGTCGATAGTTCGATCTCCCACCCTGTCATTCTCCTAACTGTGGTCTTGGAATTTGCAAATATTTGGATATCAAGGgaaaagacaaatatctagaaCATTTACACCATcgacttaaaattaaatcatcGAACAAtccaagttttgaaaatttaaaaaaaaaaaaacaagaaaaattttcaaaccaaaaactaaatatcaaatggttatcaaatggGCCTAGATGCAGATAATTCAAAGATGGAGTTGGAAATATGTTTCAAGGAATCAGTTGGTATTTGCTCCTTTATGTGAATCGCATTGTAATCATTCCAGCTAGGAGCCAAACACTCACACGAGCAGAGGACAGAAATAGAAAGTACCTCAAAACCCAAGGAACAGCCAATGAAAATTGTATCCCCTGATCCCATCTCCTCGAGGAAAACAGAACCAAGCAGAAGGATGGGTGGGATGGAGATGCAAGCTTGAAATGAATGCCCAAATGTCTAACGGTCAGATcctacattagttggagaggggaacgaagcattccttataaggatgtgaacactcctccctaacaaacgcgttttgaAACTAcaaggctgacagcgatacgtaatgggtcaaagcgtATAATATCTGTTAAGTATCCAGGCTCCGCTTAGAAAAAACCCGGTCTTGTTTCCACTTTTCCGGTCATTCTGGacacaattttcaaatattggaTCTTCCTTATTACAGGAAAGAAGCAACTAGAAAGATCCTTGGGGACAACTCTAAAAGGCTAAACAATTGCACGCCTGGACCGCTATCGAATGAAACCAGAGGACTAATGCTTTCTTTTGATTAGGTTAGATTCCTACCAAGAAACTGACTTAAAAGACTGACTACTGCTTTCGCGATGAGattgggttattacaaatggtatcagagccaatcaCCAAGCAGTGTaccagcaaagacgctggcttggccccaaaggagggtggactgtgagatgccacatcggttggagaggagaacgaagcattacttataagggtgtagaaacctctccctaacatacgcgttttaaaaccgtaaggctaacggcgatacataatgggccaaagcgaacaatatctattagtagtgAATTCGGACTATTACAAACTAACTCTATGCAAAACCCCAACAAAATGTGCTCTGAAAAAATTACTGATAGAAGCACAAGTGAGAATATGTCACCAAATAAACTGTTGGCTACAAATTTTCTCGTCTAGTTGTGTCAATCGCTCACAGTAGAGGCCAGAGCATTGACCTCAACACTAGAGTCTATAACTAGTGAAAGCAGTGTAGTTTCATTAGATACTAAACTATAGTATAGTTGTAGTATACAACTACATTTAATGCCATTAACTGCAGAAGAAACTAAGCTCCAATCCCTAAAATGAAATCCACTTCTCATAGCTTTGGTTTTCAATAACTTAATCAAACTAATCTTCTTAGTAAACTCTTCACCTTCCATGAAGTCCTTGAGATTAATCTTAGCCAAGACACCTGAAAAATGAATACAAACTAGACAATTGGTATCACCTAGACGGTAACATTTAAGAGAATCCCATTCACTTGAGTTTTGGATTGTTCATTAGGACAGATTAGATCGCTTGATTTGACAAATGGGaactaaaattgaaatagaaaccTCGCCATTCAATTTCTCCATCTCGaagtttttcattctttagTTTTCTACTCCAATCGACAATCACGTTGTTCGAATGaaatattccaaaaaaacaaagctaaTGAAGATAATTCATATACGAGATTGGAAATATGTGCGAAGAAATGCGCTAGTACCTGCTTCTTTCTGTGAATTACATCGAAATGATTCTAGCTGGGAGCCAACAACGCGCACTCACAGAGAAAGGAAATACCaggagaaagaacaagaatgtACCTTCGAAATCCGAAGAACACTCTGCGAAAACTGTGTCCCTCGATCCCATTTCCATGGAGGAAAGAAGAATCGGCCGAAACAGTGATGGGGAAGAAGGTTAATGGAAGCTTCCGTTGATAAATTCcctgaattaaaataaaaatatttctcattttttgcatttttgtttataaattttaataatacatttaaattattaaaaaaactcaGACCGTGTAAGGGCTTTCTCTTTCCGGCTTCCCATAAAAatgggaggtttccacacccttataaacgtgttttgttctcctcccccaacgaatgtgggacatcacaatccacccctcctttagggtccaacgtccttgctggcacactgtcttGTGTCTGCCccctcctccctaaccaatgtgggacatcacaaccCACCCCTtctttagggcccaacgttctcgctggcacaccgccttgtgtctaccccctcctccccaaccaatgtgggacatcacaatccacccctccttCAGGGACcaacgttctcactggcacactgccgccttgtgtctacccccctttggggaacagtgagaaggctggcacattgtcaatccacccctcctttagggcccaacatccttactggcacaccgccttgtgttttcccccttcggggaagagTGAGAAGGATGACCCATCGTCcgatatctggctctgataccatttgtaacggcccaagcccaagcctaccgctagccgatattgtcctctttgctCTTtcaggtttcccctcaaggctttaaaacgcgtctactaggggaaagttttcacacccttataaaaggtgttttgttctcctccccaactaatgtgggacatcacaaaacTAAGCCAAACAAGCAAGTGACTCTATTATCAGTCTGGttggaagaatttttttttatgtatgatgataTGTGCCCAGTGGTCTTACACGTGTCTATACGTGTTATGTCTTGTTATGTGATGTGTCGTTATATGATATGCCAAATAACATGATGGTATgaatgaaatgttatgttatattacGAAAAACTATGTAATGTATGAGATGCCATGATGcactatgatatgttatgttagcCCATAGTTTGTcatgaaatgttttgaaataagGAAAAGCTACAAAACACAACCTCATGCCATGATTTGAAAGTTATATGatgaatgaaatgatttatgaaagtttatgtACGCATATTACCGAGTGTAATATGTGATGAAAGAATGGGGGGTTATCCTGCATGATTTATTATGCCAGGATGAAAATATGGAGATCTCATGCATATTTGTATGTTCGTGTGCATCAGGATACTTCTCCTTTATGATGACTACAGACACGTACACTATGACTAAAATGACACAACCCTTGGCCCACATGCAACCACTTGCAGCATCCCATAATCGAAGTCCAAACAACCCAAAGCCCACGGCCCACCTGACACACGCAACCTAGAAAGGTGACTCACGCATACTTGAGAGCACAACCCGACGTGATTCGTTGACCTGCGTGCACTCCAGCCCTTGCACGTGTGTGACGCGTGTCAACTCCTCGACTCATATGGCTCGTTTGGCTTGACTTGGCTCGACTCTGGCTTGGAACTCAAATTTGGACATCGTTCCCTACTTTTTGTACCATTTGAAGCTGATTTTGACCTTATTTAAGGCAATTGAGGTCAATATAAACTTCGTTTGttcaatttgaataattaattacgttGTAGGTCtgttaaaagaattagaaggATATTTCTAATATGGGGAGTACCTCCATGAATTAGAAGGATATTTCTAATATGGGGAGTACCTCCATGGAGGTCGACACGAACTttgaatgatgaaagcaaGCAAAATTAGAGTTAGATAGAACGTCGGCTAAaaccaaccaagtaagtggctctacTATCAACTCAGTCAAAACACTTGTTTTTTGTATTATGATGTGTGTCATGTGtgttgatatgatattatgatgTGCTATGGTGTTATGATGACGTGctttgatatgatattatgatgTGTTACTATGATGCTATGATGTTATGACGATGTGATGTACTATGATGCTATGATATATTAGGATTATGATGcattatgatatgatgacaTGAGACGTATGATGATGCTCTGATATAGTATGATGACATCTCATGTTACGATGATATACATGTATGAGATGTCATGTTGCATTAGGATGAAAAGTTTTTTGATACACCACAACtgatgttataaatgatgaatgtatgaaaacttatgtatgcatgttacCTATATTAATATGTGAAGGATAT is drawn from Cucurbita pepo subsp. pepo cultivar mu-cu-16 chromosome LG09, ASM280686v2, whole genome shotgun sequence and contains these coding sequences:
- the LOC111801406 gene encoding probable inositol transporter 2, producing MEGGFHGGTTDGSAFRQCFSLLWNNPYVLRLAFSAGIGGLLFGYDTGVISGALLYIRDDFKSVDRNTVLQETIVSMAIAGSIIGAAIGGWMNDRYGRRTAILIADFLFFIGAVVMAASPGPSLLIVGRVFVGLGVGMASMTSPLYISEASPAKIRGALVSTNGFLITGGQFLSYLINLAFTKAPGTWRWMLGVAGVPALVQFLLMLFLPESPRWLYRKGRSEEAERILRKIYSPNEIEAEIQDLKDSVEAEIKEKQSSEKISMIKLLKTKTVRRGLYAGVGLQVFQQFVGINTVMYYSPSIVQLAGFASNETALLLSLVTAGLNALGSIVSIYFIDRTGRKKLLVISLFGVMISLGLLSGVFHETTSHSPLVSTKTTQLNAYTCPDYSLARKTASWDCMKCLKASSPDCGFCASAANKLFPGECLVSNDTVKDLCLGEDRLWYTRGCPSKFGWLALIGLALYIIFFSPGMGTVPWIVNSEIYPLRYRGVCGGIAATANWVSNLVVAQSFLSLTQSIGPSWTFLLFGLISIVALMFVLICVPETKGLPIEEIEQMLENRALHLKFWEKRPDTSEKGQGA